GGGCTTGTGTGGCCAAAGGCAACTCCCCTACTTCATCTAAAAAAATAGTACCTCCGTTAGCTACTTCAAAATAGCCTTTCCTGGCTTCAGTAGCCCCTGTAAAGGCTCCTTTTTCATGGCCGAACAATTCACTGTCTATTGTTCCTTCGGGTATTGCACCGCAATTTACAGCTATATATGGGCCATGTTTACGAGCACTATATTGATGAATAATTTGTGGGAACACTTCCTTTCCGGTTCCGCTCTCGCCATTAATAACCACATTCAAATCTGTTGGCGCAACCTGCCTGGCAATTTCTACCGATCGGTCGAGTAATGGATTGCTACCGATTATTCCGAATTTTTGTTTAATTTCCTGATTACTCATACGCTTGAATTATTTCGAGTTAGTTGAGATAAACTTATTCTGCTAATGAAACTACATGTCCAATCATGGTGGTAGTAGTACAAGAAGTAACCAAAACATTCACATAATCTCCCTTTTTGAAATTTTCTGTTGGAAAAACCACTACTGCATTTTGGGAGTTTCTGCCCATGAACATACTTTCACTCTTTTTAGAAAATCCTTCTATTAAAACTTTATGTATTTTATTTAAACCTTTAGCAACACCAATTGCACTGTTCTTGTGTTGCAAACTCATTACTTCGTTGTGTCTCTTATTTTTAATCTCTTCGCTCACATCATCTTTATACTTCCGTTCTGCCAAAGTTTTTGGTCGTTCACTATACATAAACATATAAGCAAAATCAAATTTTACTTCTTCCATCAAACTTAAAGTTTGGGCATGATCTTCATCTGTTTCACTGCAAAATCCGGTGATAATATCTGTACTAATTCCACACTCGGGTATTACTTTTCGTATGGCATTTATTCTTTCTAAATACCATTCGCGGGTGTAACCCCTGTTCATCAACTCCAATATTCGGCTGCTTCCACTCTGCACCGGCAAATGAATGTAATCGCAAATATTTTCATACTTAGCCATTACCTGTATTACATCATCGGTTAAATCTTTTGGATGCGAAGTTGAAAAACGAACTCTTAATTTAGGACTAAGCTGTGCAACTTTTTCTAACAACTGCGCAAAGGTTACTGCTTCTTGCTTTTGTTGTTCGCTCAGGTTTGCCTTCTTTAATCCACCTCCGGTATAAATATAACTATCTACATTTTGTCCCAACAAAGTCACTTCTTTATAACCGGCCTCCAATAATTGTCGGGCTTCTTTCAGAATGCTTTCAGGGTCTCTGCTTCTTTCTCTTCCTCGTGTAAATGGTACCACACAAAAACTACACATGTTATCACAACCTCGGGTTATACTAATAAAAGCGGTTACTCCATTACTATTTAATCGTACAGGTGTGAGGTCGGCATACGTTTCTTCTTTACTTAATATTACATTAACTGCTTTATGACCATCTTCGGCTTGTAAAATTAATCCGGGTAAATCGCGATAGGCATCCGGACCAACCACTATATCAACTAATTTTTCCTCTTCTAAGAATTGATGTTTTAGGCGCTCGGCCATACATCCCAAAACTCCAACAATGGCATATGGATTTCTTTTCTTCACCCGTTTAAAATCATTGAGTCGGTTTCTAACCCTTTGTTCAGCATTATCTCGAATAGAACAGGTATTCACAAAAATCACATCCGCTTCTTCAAAATTAGTAGTGGTTGAAAAACCGTTTTCACTTAATATAGAAGCAACAATTTCACTATCGCTGAAATTCATTTGACAGCCGTAACTTTCTAAAAAAAGTTTTTTATTGTTTATTGGACTAACAGACGATGAAAAAGGCTCTCCTTGTCGCCCTTCATCAATTATTTTTATCTCAGAACTCATTTATGGGACTCTAAAATTACCAATAATAATGACAAATTGACAGTTTTTAACAAAAATAGGGCCTGTTTATCGAATATTTATAACCAATGAGCCATTAATTTGGAAGTTGTGCTAATATTTATTTTTCTTTGCACCCTGTAAAAAATTACGGTCAACTATCGCCAACGGGTCAATTTGAGCGATTTTTGTTAATTATTTGAACTGACATATATATATGAGTAAAAATCTTGTAATCGTTGAGTCACCTGCAAAAGCAAAAACAATTGAAGGATTTTTAGGGAAAGATTTTACGGTGAAGTCGAGTTTCGGGCACGTGAGAGACTTAGTGAAGAAGGGATACGGAATAGATATAGAAAAAAACTTCACGCCAACATACGAAGTACAACCTGAAAAGGAAAAAGTAATTGCCGAATTAAAAAAATTAAGCAAGGGAGCCGATATGGTTTGGTTAGCGTCCGATGAGGACCGTGAGGGAGAAGCAATAAGTTGGCATTTATTTGAAACATTGGGCTTAGATAAGAAAAAAACTAAGCGTATAGTATTTCATGAAATTACCAAACCTGCAATAGAAAAAGCAATTAAGAATCCGAGGGAAATTGATATCAATTTGGTTAACGCTCAACAAGCTCGCCGTATTTTAGACAGATTAGTAGGCTTTGAATTATCACCCATCTTATGGAAAAAAGTTCGTCCGAGTTTATCAGCAGGAAGAGTACAATCGGTTGCTGTGCGATTAATAGTTGAACGTGAACGAGAAATACAAAGTTTTGTACCTACCAGCGCATTTAAAGTAGCTGCTATATTTCAAGTTGAAAACAGTAGTGTTAAAGCAGAATTAGATAAACGCTTTAAAACAGATAAAGAAGCTGAAGAGTTTTTAAATAAATGTAAATCGGCTATTTATGAAATTGTAAGTTTAGAGACTAAACCTGCGAAAAGAACACCGGCTGCTCCTTTTACTACCTCTACCTTGCAACAGGAAGCTGCTCGTAAATTAGGCTTTAGTGTGGCGCAAACCATGATGGTTGCTCAACGACTTTATGAAGCGGGAAAAATCACTTACATGAGAACTGACTCTGTGAATTTATCTGAAACGGCAATCAATCAGGCAAAAGATGCAATCACAAAGGACTACGGAAATAAATATTATCAGTTTCGTCAATTTAAAAATAAAAGTAAGGGTGCACAAGAAGCACACGAAGCTATCAGGCCTACCTATATTAATGTACAAGAAATTGAAGGAGAGCGCAACGAACAAAGGCTTTATGATTTAATTTGGAAACGAACTATTGCCAGCCAGATGGCAGATGCCGAATTGGAGAAAACAACTGCAAAAATTGGGATAAGTACCAGTAATGAAGTATTTGTTGCACAAGGTGAAGTATTAAAATTTGACGGATTTTTAAAAGTTTATATTGAAGGTACGGATGAAGAAAATGACGAGGAGAATTCGTCTATGCTTCCACCAATGAAAGAAGGCAATAAATTAAAAGTAAAAGAAATTAATGCCACCCAGCGTTTCACTCATCACCCTCCAAGATATACGGAAGCCAGTTTGGTAAAAAAATTGGAAGAGTTGGGAATTGGCCGACCAAGTACTTATGCCCCTACAATTAGCACCGTTCAAAAAAGAAATTACGTTGAAAAAGTAGATAAAGAAGGTAAACCTAGAAACTATACTTATTTAATATTAGAAGGCGATAAAATAGCCAAAGAAATAAAAACGGAGAATACCGGAGCTGAAAAATCAAAACTTTTTCCAACGGATATTGGAATGGTTGTTAACGATTTTCTATTTCAATACTTCCCCGATATATTAGATTTTCATTTTACCGCAAAGGTGGAAGAAGAATTTGATGAAATTGCCGATGGTAAATTGGAATGGACCAAAATGCTGAAGGAATTTTACAAACCATTTCATAAAAATGTAGAAAAAACAATAGATAAAAGTGAAAGAGCAAGTGGAGAAAGACTTTTAGGGAAAGATCCGGTAAGTAAAAAAGATATAATAGTGCGCATTGGGCGTTTTGGACCCTTGGCT
This sequence is a window from Sphingobacteriaceae bacterium. Protein-coding genes within it:
- the miaB gene encoding tRNA (N6-isopentenyl adenosine(37)-C2)-methylthiotransferase MiaB produces the protein MSSEIKIIDEGRQGEPFSSSVSPINNKKLFLESYGCQMNFSDSEIVASILSENGFSTTTNFEEADVIFVNTCSIRDNAEQRVRNRLNDFKRVKKRNPYAIVGVLGCMAERLKHQFLEEEKLVDIVVGPDAYRDLPGLILQAEDGHKAVNVILSKEETYADLTPVRLNSNGVTAFISITRGCDNMCSFCVVPFTRGRERSRDPESILKEARQLLEAGYKEVTLLGQNVDSYIYTGGGLKKANLSEQQKQEAVTFAQLLEKVAQLSPKLRVRFSTSHPKDLTDDVIQVMAKYENICDYIHLPVQSGSSRILELMNRGYTREWYLERINAIRKVIPECGISTDIITGFCSETDEDHAQTLSLMEEVKFDFAYMFMYSERPKTLAERKYKDDVSEEIKNKRHNEVMSLQHKNSAIGVAKGLNKIHKVLIEGFSKKSESMFMGRNSQNAVVVFPTENFKKGDYVNVLVTSCTTTTMIGHVVSLAE
- the topA gene encoding type I DNA topoisomerase, which encodes MSKNLVIVESPAKAKTIEGFLGKDFTVKSSFGHVRDLVKKGYGIDIEKNFTPTYEVQPEKEKVIAELKKLSKGADMVWLASDEDREGEAISWHLFETLGLDKKKTKRIVFHEITKPAIEKAIKNPREIDINLVNAQQARRILDRLVGFELSPILWKKVRPSLSAGRVQSVAVRLIVEREREIQSFVPTSAFKVAAIFQVENSSVKAELDKRFKTDKEAEEFLNKCKSAIYEIVSLETKPAKRTPAAPFTTSTLQQEAARKLGFSVAQTMMVAQRLYEAGKITYMRTDSVNLSETAINQAKDAITKDYGNKYYQFRQFKNKSKGAQEAHEAIRPTYINVQEIEGERNEQRLYDLIWKRTIASQMADAELEKTTAKIGISTSNEVFVAQGEVLKFDGFLKVYIEGTDEENDEENSSMLPPMKEGNKLKVKEINATQRFTHHPPRYTEASLVKKLEELGIGRPSTYAPTISTVQKRNYVEKVDKEGKPRNYTYLILEGDKIAKEIKTENTGAEKSKLFPTDIGMVVNDFLFQYFPDILDFHFTAKVEEEFDEIADGKLEWTKMLKEFYKPFHKNVEKTIDKSERASGERLLGKDPVSKKDIIVRIGRFGPLAQIGVADEQTGEKPKFAALRKDQRMETITLDEALLLFKMPRITGEFEGKEMKVGIGRFGPYIVHNSVFTSLGKEDDPYTVEADRCIELILAKRKKDAEKLIKSFDENPDLKIVNGRWGPFISMNRENFRIPKGTEPSKLSFADVVQIIGGQDKYEAVIENSKFKAGKSKGKKTAKSKSVAKSTAKVAAPKKTVKKVAAKKTAVKKKAVKKTAVKKKAAKKAKKK